One window of Dyadobacter sandarakinus genomic DNA carries:
- a CDS encoding ligand-binding sensor domain-containing protein → MNWKFALWKVFRLPVKIPQTVWLLFAIQFVTNHCLAQAPETQINIQLLGPEQGLPSRNTRSLSQDGRGFMWVGTGQDLWRYDGYKFQNFTGLLTRSIGSSTLINQVRTDGSGNIWVAHNNGISIIDPVSFTCKTVDPSRYIKGLGKQNLDIFFDKDQHAWVALAAGRLVKVNKDAVPVGLYIPPAGTGNALKNVVTKLFSDSRKKVYAYTEGNTLDLISAKANFVRRISLLGGDQPASKWKVAGVVQAGTDELTIYYIQQEGEKRRMRKYFLVQQSFGPLLDGDVPLVPDLIFPETNGYTWYKASKEVGFLNQKTGEFTSLTARLQQKSGASIFFFAAFLSTDDSFWISCIDGLFKITLTKEVFRKYLSVPLEKPGDIGSSIRGITEDSTGMIWVCSYGYHADSMTYMFHQIDPVKVRHRHMVLHRPRTIPGEHVIPYKVLFAKDQVYAVTDGTQFIRIEPETEEYYPVEFPFVSGRGFTSFYKLNEHTFWMGTWGGMAMIDLRNMKPVLFNDKPGRYIKNQRVNHFTPWTHHRTLVSTTNGLYILNQDATIAEHYGQDSTDKIRLPALQIFHSVWFNHALWAASAQGLIRIDTAARKSRLFTIEDGLPDNNIYASLPDERGNLWLSTNKGLSCFNTDTEKFYNYGVSDGLPHEEFNHGSYLKAKDGTLYFGGLNGIVAFDPAQLHAKAQHNRGLQLIAYSKFNAGQNKPDTVTNYQPGKEIVFNPGDRLFAFSFMSPDYHNTTLNRFRYRLDGWDDDNWHIFENGNRLVLSSLPPGTYQLRVQVSVAGADWGVQEWRAPVKVIAPWYRSPWFFLLSTLAIGLLIYFFYRYRLGQILQIQRIRNGISADMHDEIGSTLSSITFYSQALLMQIDKVEHQQVVQKIKENAQQVQEGLSDIVWSVKADNDEIQDVFARMFHFGSGLAESRGIEFQFETFNQIEKIKLDMQTRKNFYLIFKEAVNNAAKYAECKSLHVKINCEHGHVVMVISDDGKGFDPANAGQGNGLTNMQHRAAQMRGKLTIRSRKMEGTVVTLAF, encoded by the coding sequence ATGAATTGGAAATTCGCCCTGTGGAAAGTTTTCAGGTTGCCCGTAAAAATCCCGCAAACGGTGTGGCTTCTTTTTGCCATACAATTTGTCACCAATCACTGCCTTGCTCAGGCACCGGAAACACAGATTAACATCCAGCTGCTGGGACCCGAGCAGGGGCTGCCGAGCAGGAATACCCGCAGCCTTTCTCAGGACGGACGTGGTTTTATGTGGGTGGGCACAGGTCAGGATCTCTGGCGGTACGACGGTTACAAGTTTCAGAATTTCACCGGGCTGCTCACGCGCTCCATCGGCAGCAGCACACTGATCAACCAGGTACGCACCGATGGAAGCGGCAACATCTGGGTGGCGCACAATAATGGCATCAGCATCATTGATCCGGTCAGTTTTACTTGCAAAACCGTTGATCCATCCCGGTACATCAAAGGGCTGGGCAAGCAAAACCTGGATATATTCTTTGACAAGGATCAGCATGCGTGGGTGGCGCTGGCGGCAGGCAGGCTGGTGAAGGTTAATAAAGATGCTGTTCCGGTCGGGCTGTACATTCCGCCTGCGGGTACCGGCAATGCTTTAAAGAATGTGGTCACCAAGCTGTTTTCAGACAGCCGGAAAAAGGTATATGCCTACACGGAGGGCAACACCCTGGATCTGATCAGCGCGAAGGCGAATTTTGTTCGCCGGATCAGCTTGCTGGGTGGTGATCAGCCTGCCAGCAAATGGAAGGTAGCTGGGGTGGTACAAGCCGGTACCGACGAGCTGACGATCTACTACATCCAGCAGGAGGGCGAAAAACGCCGCATGCGCAAATATTTCCTTGTTCAGCAATCGTTTGGCCCCCTGCTGGATGGCGACGTGCCCCTTGTTCCCGACCTGATTTTCCCGGAAACAAATGGATATACATGGTACAAGGCAAGCAAGGAAGTGGGTTTTTTGAATCAGAAAACGGGTGAATTCACCTCCTTGACGGCCCGGTTGCAGCAGAAATCAGGCGCAAGTATTTTTTTCTTTGCAGCTTTCCTGAGCACGGATGACAGCTTCTGGATTTCCTGCATTGATGGCCTTTTTAAAATAACCCTGACGAAGGAAGTATTCCGGAAATACCTGAGCGTGCCCCTGGAAAAGCCGGGCGACATCGGCAGCAGTATCCGGGGCATTACGGAAGACAGTACTGGCATGATATGGGTGTGTTCCTATGGCTACCACGCCGACAGCATGACCTATATGTTTCACCAGATTGATCCTGTAAAGGTCAGGCACAGGCACATGGTGCTGCATCGGCCGAGGACGATCCCCGGCGAGCACGTGATCCCGTACAAGGTGCTTTTTGCCAAAGATCAGGTGTATGCCGTCACGGACGGTACGCAGTTTATCAGGATCGAACCTGAGACGGAAGAATACTATCCGGTCGAATTTCCGTTTGTCAGCGGTCGTGGGTTTACATCTTTTTACAAACTGAACGAGCACACGTTCTGGATGGGAACCTGGGGCGGGATGGCGATGATCGATCTCCGGAACATGAAGCCGGTGTTGTTTAATGACAAACCGGGAAGGTATATCAAAAACCAGCGTGTGAACCATTTTACACCCTGGACCCACCACCGCACGCTGGTCAGCACGACAAACGGTTTGTACATCCTGAACCAGGATGCAACCATTGCAGAACACTACGGGCAGGACTCCACGGACAAGATCAGGCTGCCGGCATTGCAGATTTTTCATAGCGTTTGGTTTAACCATGCGCTGTGGGCCGCATCGGCTCAGGGGCTGATCCGCATTGATACAGCGGCACGAAAATCGCGCCTTTTTACAATAGAGGATGGTTTGCCGGACAACAACATTTATGCATCCCTGCCCGACGAGCGCGGGAACCTCTGGCTGAGTACCAACAAAGGCTTATCCTGCTTCAATACCGATACCGAAAAGTTTTACAACTATGGCGTTTCGGACGGCTTGCCGCATGAAGAGTTCAACCATGGATCCTACCTGAAAGCAAAAGACGGAACGCTTTATTTTGGTGGCCTGAATGGCATCGTCGCTTTTGATCCGGCACAGCTGCATGCCAAGGCGCAGCACAACCGCGGATTGCAGCTCATCGCTTATTCCAAATTCAATGCAGGGCAGAACAAGCCGGATACGGTCACGAACTATCAGCCGGGAAAGGAGATCGTTTTTAACCCCGGCGACCGCCTTTTTGCATTTTCATTCATGAGCCCTGATTACCATAATACGACCCTCAACCGGTTCCGCTACCGGCTGGACGGGTGGGACGACGACAACTGGCATATTTTCGAAAATGGAAACAGGCTTGTGCTGAGCAGCCTGCCGCCCGGTACTTATCAGTTGCGGGTGCAGGTTTCGGTAGCGGGTGCCGACTGGGGCGTACAGGAGTGGCGGGCTCCCGTGAAAGTAATTGCACCCTGGTACCGGTCCCCATGGTTTTTCCTGCTGAGCACACTGGCGATCGGTCTACTGATCTACTTCTTTTACCGGTACCGGCTCGGACAGATATTGCAGATCCAGCGGATAAGGAACGGCATCAGCGCCGACATGCATGATGAAATCGGGAGTACGCTTAGCAGTATTACGTTTTACAGCCAGGCGCTGCTCATGCAGATCGACAAGGTTGAGCACCAGCAGGTGGTCCAGAAAATAAAAGAAAATGCCCAGCAGGTGCAGGAGGGACTCAGCGATATTGTATGGAGTGTGAAGGCGGACAATGATGAGATCCAGGATGTTTTCGCGCGAATGTTCCATTTCGGGAGCGGACTTGCGGAGTCCAGGGGCATTGAGTTTCAATTTGAGACTTTTAATCAGATCGAGAAGATAAAGCTGGATATGCAAACCCGCAAAAATTTTTACCTGATCTTTAAAGAAGCCGTAAACAATGCCGCCAAGTATGCCGAATGCAAAAGTTTACACGTGAAAATCAACTGCGAACACGGCCATGTTGTGATGGTGATCAGCGACGACGGCAAAGGGTTTGACCCGGCCAATGCAGGACAGGGAAATGGCCTCACGAACATGCAGCACCGCGCCGCCCAGATGCGCGGCAAGCTCACGATCCGGTCCCGGAAGATGGAGGGTACAGTGGTTACACTGGCTTTCTAG
- a CDS encoding barstar family protein: MKKQITLDGNRIEDISSFYDEINRVFMHSETWKIGQSLDAFHDLLYGGYGELVNSEPMELHWTNLDKSRQVLGHAATRAYYMEKLAPGSPYNKALFYEKLAALEAGQGETYFDLVLSIIAEHPNIALRAG; this comes from the coding sequence ATGAAAAAGCAGATCACCCTAGATGGAAACCGGATTGAAGATATATCATCATTCTACGATGAAATCAATCGTGTTTTTATGCATTCAGAAACGTGGAAGATCGGTCAGAGCCTGGATGCGTTCCATGACCTGCTTTATGGTGGCTACGGTGAACTGGTAAATTCGGAACCGATGGAGCTGCATTGGACTAATCTGGATAAAAGCAGGCAGGTACTCGGACATGCGGCAACCAGGGCGTACTATATGGAAAAGCTTGCACCGGGCTCACCCTACAACAAAGCGCTATTTTATGAAAAACTGGCCGCCCTTGAAGCCGGGCAAGGTGAAACGTATTTTGACCTGGTACTGTCCATAATTGCCGAACATCCGAACATTGCATTGAGAGCCGGCTAG
- a CDS encoding ScyD/ScyE family protein translates to MKKLFLLLNVVIFSLFIQACTDHLEPVSEPRSFSSEPFVTGLKYPIGMAMDDVGNLWVTEAGSGSGTDGSVAMITPSGHKTTFVTGLQSLMREGSIEGISHLVYKNGKLYFLHGSNGMLYTADVAGFKPGDAAVNLSDIPSQDLGTFVRSLALTDPLNSNTYHLTFGPDEHMYVVDAGSNAIIKRDKGTGALTLFAHFPNVAQNVEAVPTGIAYDGNRFLVSTLTGFPFQEGNAKIFQVEKNGTVSEYKTGFTTLTGITLSANNKPIVIQHGVFGPQGFGAKTGRVLDENGKTLLGDISRPTDIIRANEKTYFLLSYADGTITKLSY, encoded by the coding sequence ATGAAAAAGCTATTTTTACTGCTCAACGTTGTCATTTTCTCCCTCTTCATTCAGGCGTGCACCGACCACCTTGAACCTGTTTCCGAACCGCGTTCTTTTTCATCCGAACCCTTTGTGACCGGGCTCAAATACCCGATTGGTATGGCCATGGACGACGTGGGAAACCTTTGGGTGACGGAGGCAGGTTCAGGTAGCGGCACGGACGGCAGTGTAGCCATGATCACGCCATCGGGCCATAAAACCACATTTGTGACCGGTCTGCAGTCGCTCATGCGTGAGGGTTCCATTGAAGGGATCAGTCACCTGGTTTATAAAAATGGGAAACTATACTTCCTCCACGGCTCAAACGGCATGCTTTATACCGCCGACGTAGCTGGCTTCAAACCGGGCGATGCTGCGGTTAACCTTTCCGACATCCCGTCCCAGGACCTGGGAACTTTCGTGAGAAGTCTGGCCCTAACCGATCCGCTTAACTCCAACACGTACCATCTCACCTTTGGTCCGGACGAGCATATGTACGTTGTGGACGCCGGAAGTAATGCGATTATCAAGCGAGACAAAGGAACCGGGGCGCTGACCTTATTTGCGCACTTCCCCAATGTCGCGCAGAATGTGGAAGCCGTGCCTACCGGCATTGCCTATGACGGAAACAGGTTTCTGGTCAGCACATTGACGGGCTTTCCATTTCAGGAAGGCAATGCAAAGATTTTTCAGGTTGAGAAGAACGGAACCGTCAGTGAATACAAGACGGGTTTTACCACGCTCACGGGCATCACACTCTCAGCGAACAACAAGCCCATTGTGATCCAGCATGGTGTGTTCGGGCCGCAGGGATTTGGGGCAAAGACGGGCAGGGTGCTGGATGAAAATGGAAAAACGCTGCTGGGTGACATTTCACGGCCGACTGACATCATCCGTGCCAATGAAAAAACCTACTTTTTACTCAGTTACGCGGACGGTACGATCAC
- a CDS encoding YsnF/AvaK domain-containing protein — MSNTVVGIFEYESDAQKAQAYLLANGFSDADVDVKTASYQADASETLTSNRDEDLGDRVGNFFKDLFDGDEDETRRYTEAGRRSTIVTVHAATVTEAQAAAAILDQYGAADVNEGDDTYSANQAYTTPVTDTSLVSDDATTSLPVIEEELLVGKREVETGGVRLRSRIVERPVQESIRLRQERVTINRTPVDRVASESDFDTFKEGTIEVREHAEVPVVSKEARVIQEVSLSKTVEEHDEVINDTVRHTEVDVEDLTDEEKLRRSGLDL; from the coding sequence ATGTCAAACACCGTAGTAGGAATTTTCGAGTATGAGAGCGACGCGCAGAAAGCGCAGGCTTATTTGCTGGCAAATGGTTTTTCCGATGCAGATGTAGATGTGAAAACGGCATCATACCAGGCAGATGCTTCCGAAACTTTAACCAGCAACCGGGATGAAGACCTGGGCGATCGCGTGGGTAACTTCTTTAAAGATCTTTTCGACGGAGACGAGGATGAAACCAGAAGGTATACAGAAGCAGGCCGTCGCAGTACAATCGTTACCGTACATGCGGCTACTGTAACGGAGGCGCAGGCGGCAGCAGCGATCCTGGATCAATATGGAGCTGCCGATGTAAATGAAGGCGATGATACGTACTCGGCCAATCAGGCTTATACGACTCCGGTAACGGACACTTCGCTCGTTTCGGATGATGCTACTACTTCCCTGCCTGTGATTGAAGAAGAATTGCTGGTTGGAAAACGTGAGGTGGAAACAGGCGGCGTACGCCTGCGGAGCCGTATCGTGGAGCGGCCGGTTCAGGAAAGCATTCGCCTTCGTCAGGAACGCGTAACGATCAACCGCACACCTGTTGACCGCGTTGCATCCGAATCAGATTTCGATACTTTCAAGGAAGGAACAATCGAAGTGCGGGAGCATGCCGAAGTGCCTGTTGTAAGTAAAGAAGCACGTGTGATCCAGGAAGTAAGCCTGAGCAAAACTGTTGAGGAGCATGATGAGGTCATCAATGATACCGTCCGCCATACCGAAGTGGACGTTGAAGACCTTACCGATGAGGAAAAACTAAGACGTTCAGGTCTTGACCTGTAA
- a CDS encoding ABC transporter permease, which produces MENQNPEGSDPKIHIQPPRWADRLLEWFIAPHLLEFIQGDLHEAFYHTAASAGVQAARREYLWEVMHCLTPFFYKRKPFTTYPRPSMTAMLQSYLTTARRNLAKNKLYTSINVFGLALGMACTLLIGMWVADELSYNRFLAGAADVYLVRINGTNRNTGEIGTAEITPAPLQEAISKDVPEVAAATKINPWMELLVKVGEKGAKEKGYYASDAFFDVFDLPALHGNPRAALSQTNQIIITGKMADKYFPNTEALGKTIQLNNEKFYVVGAVLKDLPAASTLRFDWIVNWKEQEQPWQKTWGNSSFLTYVRLRPNTSAARAEATMKGIFPRYTDKENTSVPILQPITDVYLYADYKMGKPVGGRIEYVRVFSLVAGFILLIACINFMNLATARSATRAKEVGVRKVVGAFRSALIGQFLCESILTSMLAVVLAVGTVWITLPVFNELFAKKLALDLSDPALWAATLILTLITGLLAGSYPALFLSSLKPIKILKGRLQFGSGPALFRRTLVTFQFCLSIFLIVGMLTVGKQMQYLRTKHLGLDRDNVVYVPLEGNVASGPKMEAFRQEIMRQPAVVSATVTGMLPINIQATSGDLSWPGKDPNLETTVTAMTVGPDFIRTMNIRLVDGRDFRAGSLADSSAYLINEATARLMGVSNPVGKEIKFWKGNGRVIGVMKDFHMSSLHQAITPLVVTYIPENSSYLLIKTRQGKTEEALAALKKVTRDFNPDYPFTYHFLDEEYESLYRSEQQVNTLVNYFGILAILISCLGLFGLAAFTAEQRTKEIGVRKVLGASASNIVGLLSSDFMKLVVIALVLASPLAWWALSTWLDTFAYRTGLSWWIFAVSGVVATSIALLTVSFQAIKAAWVNPVTSLRSE; this is translated from the coding sequence ATGGAAAACCAAAACCCGGAAGGTTCTGACCCCAAAATCCACATACAGCCACCCCGTTGGGCTGACCGGCTGCTTGAATGGTTTATAGCGCCGCATTTACTGGAATTTATACAAGGCGATTTGCACGAAGCTTTTTATCATACCGCTGCATCGGCAGGCGTGCAGGCAGCCCGGCGTGAATACCTGTGGGAGGTAATGCATTGCCTGACCCCATTTTTTTACAAACGAAAACCTTTTACCACCTATCCCAGACCATCCATGACTGCTATGCTGCAATCCTACTTGACCACCGCCCGGCGTAATCTTGCCAAAAACAAATTGTATACAAGCATCAACGTATTCGGTCTGGCATTGGGCATGGCCTGTACGCTGCTGATTGGCATGTGGGTAGCAGACGAACTAAGCTACAACCGTTTTCTTGCGGGCGCAGCGGATGTTTATCTCGTCCGGATCAATGGAACCAACCGCAATACAGGAGAAATCGGCACAGCCGAGATCACACCCGCACCCTTGCAGGAGGCCATTTCCAAGGATGTGCCCGAGGTAGCAGCCGCAACCAAAATCAATCCGTGGATGGAGCTGCTGGTGAAAGTGGGTGAAAAAGGAGCCAAGGAAAAAGGGTACTATGCATCGGACGCTTTCTTCGACGTGTTTGACCTGCCTGCTTTACATGGCAACCCGCGGGCTGCGCTTTCCCAAACCAACCAGATTATCATCACCGGGAAAATGGCCGACAAGTACTTCCCGAACACGGAAGCGCTCGGCAAAACCATTCAGTTGAACAATGAGAAGTTCTACGTAGTGGGCGCGGTCCTGAAAGATCTGCCCGCCGCCTCTACACTCCGTTTTGACTGGATCGTCAACTGGAAGGAACAGGAGCAGCCCTGGCAGAAAACCTGGGGCAACAGCTCCTTCCTTACTTATGTACGCCTTCGCCCAAACACTTCCGCAGCCAGGGCCGAGGCCACCATGAAGGGCATTTTCCCACGTTATACTGATAAGGAAAACACCAGTGTTCCCATCCTTCAGCCAATTACGGACGTGTACCTTTATGCGGATTACAAAATGGGAAAGCCCGTGGGCGGCCGCATTGAATATGTACGCGTATTTTCACTGGTAGCAGGTTTTATACTATTGATTGCCTGCATCAACTTTATGAACCTGGCGACTGCCCGCTCGGCTACACGGGCCAAAGAGGTTGGCGTCAGAAAGGTAGTTGGCGCATTCCGCTCGGCACTGATCGGGCAATTTCTGTGCGAATCCATTCTTACCAGCATGCTGGCAGTGGTGCTGGCTGTGGGTACCGTCTGGATTACCTTGCCTGTCTTCAATGAATTGTTTGCTAAAAAACTGGCACTCGACCTGAGTGATCCGGCGCTCTGGGCAGCTACCCTGATCCTGACGCTGATTACCGGACTGCTGGCCGGGAGCTACCCTGCCCTCTTCCTGTCCTCATTGAAACCCATCAAAATCCTGAAAGGCAGGTTGCAATTTGGAAGCGGACCGGCACTTTTCCGCCGCACGCTGGTGACTTTTCAATTCTGTTTGTCCATTTTCCTGATCGTAGGGATGCTTACCGTGGGTAAACAAATGCAGTACCTGCGTACCAAGCATCTCGGGCTCGACCGCGACAATGTAGTGTATGTGCCGCTGGAAGGCAATGTCGCCAGCGGGCCAAAGATGGAAGCTTTCCGGCAGGAGATCATGCGGCAACCCGCAGTGGTGTCCGCCACCGTGACCGGCATGCTGCCTATCAATATTCAGGCGACTTCGGGAGACCTGTCCTGGCCGGGCAAAGATCCTAACCTGGAAACCACGGTGACAGCCATGACGGTCGGTCCCGACTTTATACGTACCATGAACATCCGGCTCGTGGACGGACGGGATTTCCGGGCGGGGAGCCTGGCTGATTCGTCGGCTTACCTGATCAATGAGGCCACAGCCCGGCTGATGGGCGTCAGCAATCCGGTGGGCAAGGAAATCAAATTCTGGAAAGGAAATGGCAGGGTGATCGGGGTTATGAAGGACTTCCACATGAGCTCGCTGCACCAGGCCATCACGCCCCTTGTCGTCACCTACATTCCCGAAAACTCGTCGTACCTGCTCATCAAAACGCGTCAAGGTAAAACAGAAGAGGCCTTGGCCGCGCTCAAAAAAGTGACCCGGGACTTCAATCCGGATTATCCGTTCACCTACCATTTCCTGGATGAAGAATACGAAAGCTTGTACCGGAGCGAGCAGCAGGTGAATACGCTCGTCAACTACTTTGGCATCCTCGCAATCCTGATTTCGTGCCTGGGCTTGTTCGGACTTGCGGCATTCACCGCCGAGCAGCGCACGAAGGAGATCGGGGTACGCAAAGTACTTGGCGCCAGCGCATCCAACATTGTCGGGCTTTTGTCTTCCGACTTCATGAAACTTGTGGTGATTGCACTCGTACTGGCTTCGCCGCTTGCATGGTGGGCGCTGAGCACCTGGCTGGACACTTTTGCGTATCGTACGGGATTGAGCTGGTGGATATTTGCAGTATCGGGCGTGGTCGCAACCTCCATTGCGCTGCTGACCGTGAGCTTCCAGGCAATCAAAGCTGCGTGGGTAAACCCCGTCACCAGCTTACGCTCTGAGTAA
- a CDS encoding response regulator transcription factor, with protein MSSRIIIFDDNQERLSSVAMLLNLSGEFTCTGTFHNAANLVADIIGSRPDLVLMDIDMPGIDGIEATRLIRKHFNALPVLIQTNFEEDERIFGSLRAGANGYLLKKTSPERFLESLREVLEGGAPMTGSVAAKVLRHFSGETPMEKDYHLTEREKEILGLLVKGYSYKLIAAACSISYNTVNNHIRNIYDKLYVNSATEAVSLAIRQRLV; from the coding sequence ATGAGTTCAAGGATCATCATTTTCGACGACAACCAGGAAAGGCTCAGCAGCGTGGCCATGCTGCTGAACCTTTCCGGTGAGTTCACTTGTACAGGGACGTTTCACAATGCCGCCAACCTGGTAGCCGACATCATCGGTTCCAGGCCCGATCTGGTGCTCATGGATATCGACATGCCCGGAATAGACGGCATTGAAGCCACCCGCCTTATCAGGAAGCATTTCAATGCATTGCCCGTGCTGATCCAGACGAACTTTGAAGAAGATGAGCGAATTTTCGGGAGTCTGAGGGCGGGAGCAAACGGTTACCTGCTGAAAAAAACAAGTCCGGAGCGCTTCCTGGAAAGTCTGAGGGAAGTGCTGGAAGGAGGCGCCCCCATGACCGGCAGCGTCGCTGCGAAGGTGCTGCGGCACTTTTCAGGTGAAACGCCGATGGAAAAAGACTACCATCTGACGGAGCGCGAAAAGGAGATCCTGGGATTACTGGTTAAAGGTTACAGCTATAAACTCATTGCGGCAGCGTGCAGCATATCTTACAATACCGTCAACAATCACATCCGGAACATTTACGACAAGCTGTACGTAAACAGCGCCACCGAAGCGGTCAGTCTGGCTATCAGGCAGAGGCTGGTGTAA
- a CDS encoding SDR family oxidoreductase — translation MKKTIFITGASTGIGRATAELFAARGWRVIATMRKPENETALNLLENVTVLPLDVTNPAQIRETTRQALALGDIDVVFNNAGYALLGALEAISDEQLVQQMDTNFFGVVRVTQAFIPYFRERKAGLFITTGSSAGLMGFPVSSMYDASKFAIEGWAESLSYELNALGIGIKTIEPGLVATEISSKSTFATHPAYEDLTSKFMAVIAPEQVHTTSAEIAEVVYGAATDGTNTLRYVCGEDAKQLYAQRLAVGDEAFREGIKQMLAAV, via the coding sequence ATGAAAAAGACGATTTTTATTACCGGTGCATCCACCGGAATCGGTAGGGCCACGGCCGAACTATTTGCAGCCAGGGGCTGGCGTGTGATTGCCACCATGCGCAAACCCGAAAATGAAACCGCACTCAACCTGCTCGAAAATGTGACGGTGTTGCCGCTTGATGTTACCAATCCGGCGCAAATCCGCGAAACAACCCGGCAGGCGCTGGCCCTGGGTGATATTGATGTGGTGTTCAACAATGCAGGCTATGCTTTGCTGGGTGCATTGGAGGCTATCAGTGACGAGCAGCTGGTACAGCAAATGGACACAAACTTCTTTGGTGTAGTGCGGGTGACGCAGGCTTTTATTCCCTATTTCCGTGAGCGGAAGGCCGGCCTTTTTATTACCACCGGTTCGTCGGCGGGGCTCATGGGCTTTCCGGTGAGTTCCATGTACGATGCCAGCAAATTCGCAATCGAAGGATGGGCCGAAAGCTTGTCGTATGAGCTGAATGCTTTGGGAATCGGAATCAAAACCATTGAGCCGGGGCTTGTCGCCACGGAAATCAGCTCCAAATCCACATTCGCCACGCACCCGGCATACGAAGATCTGACCAGCAAATTTATGGCAGTGATTGCCCCCGAGCAGGTGCATACTACATCCGCGGAAATCGCCGAGGTGGTTTACGGAGCCGCCACGGACGGTACAAATACCCTGCGCTACGTATGCGGTGAGGATGCGAAGCAGCTGTATGCACAGCGCCTTGCCGTAGGCGACGAGGCTTTCAGGGAGGGAATTAAACAAATGCTGGCTGCTGTTTAA
- a CDS encoding helix-turn-helix domain-containing protein, with product MKGEHLKPRVYHSIAEMQRAFGLPQPLHPLISLLDYSKVQITAEMLAETFAMDFYNITYNESAGCRMRYGQTTYDFQEGGLFFTSPGQPLTGVQTGESTRGFTLLVHPDFLRNYPLDSKMKQYGFFSYTVAESLHLSDKEKSVITGIARNIGDELETAIDDLSQDVLISQLELMLNYSQRFYKRQFITRKPIHNALLEKLDLLLHNYFNDETALLKGLPSVQYLSDELHVSPRYLGDMLRALTGQNTQQHIHNKLIEKAKEILTFSDLTVGEIAYQLGFEHPQSFSKLFKSKTNFSPLEFRASFN from the coding sequence ATGAAAGGAGAACACCTCAAACCACGCGTTTACCACTCCATCGCCGAAATGCAGCGCGCATTTGGCCTGCCACAGCCGCTGCATCCGCTGATCAGCCTGCTGGATTACAGCAAGGTGCAGATCACGGCTGAAATGCTCGCCGAAACCTTCGCCATGGATTTTTACAATATCACCTACAACGAATCGGCGGGTTGCAGGATGCGGTATGGACAAACTACCTATGATTTTCAGGAGGGTGGATTGTTCTTTACATCTCCGGGACAGCCGCTGACCGGCGTGCAAACGGGTGAATCGACCCGGGGTTTTACACTTCTGGTTCATCCCGATTTTCTGAGAAATTATCCGCTGGATTCCAAAATGAAGCAATACGGGTTTTTCTCGTACACAGTCGCCGAATCGCTGCATTTGTCCGACAAGGAAAAATCAGTGATCACGGGCATCGCCAGGAATATCGGTGACGAGCTCGAAACTGCCATCGATGACCTGAGCCAGGATGTGCTGATCTCACAGCTGGAATTAATGCTGAATTACAGTCAGCGGTTTTACAAGCGCCAGTTTATCACCCGCAAGCCCATCCATAATGCATTGCTCGAAAAGCTGGACCTGCTGTTGCACAACTACTTCAATGATGAAACGGCTTTGCTGAAAGGATTGCCCAGCGTGCAGTATCTTTCCGATGAGCTCCATGTTTCACCCCGCTACCTGGGTGATATGTTACGCGCGCTGACCGGCCAGAATACCCAGCAGCATATCCATAACAAGCTCATTGAAAAAGCCAAAGAAATACTGACGTTCAGTGACCTGACTGTGGGGGAGATTGCTTACCAGCTGGGTTTTGAGCATCCGCAGTCATTTAGTAAATTGTTTAAATCAAAAACCAACTTCTCTCCCCTCGAATTTCGCGCAAGCTTCAACTAG
- a CDS encoding PadR family transcriptional regulator, translated as MKRTVLGELEELVLLVVAASTEQVYGVPVMQQLKVHTGRDFSIGAVHTTLYRLEEKGFLSSSVGGATSERGGRRKRLFAITAAGAQALAEIRGMREGLWQEIPAEKLKLLGL; from the coding sequence ATGAAAAGAACGGTGCTCGGAGAGTTGGAGGAGCTTGTACTCCTTGTGGTAGCGGCCAGCACTGAGCAGGTTTATGGAGTACCTGTGATGCAACAACTGAAAGTCCATACCGGTCGCGACTTTTCGATCGGCGCTGTGCACACCACGTTGTACAGGCTGGAAGAAAAAGGATTTCTTTCCTCGTCCGTCGGCGGAGCAACCAGTGAGCGGGGCGGCAGGCGCAAACGCCTGTTTGCAATTACGGCGGCTGGCGCGCAGGCACTGGCAGAGATCAGGGGAATGCGAGAAGGACTATGGCAGGAAATTCCGGCAGAAAAATTGAAATTACTAGGCCTGTGA